The genomic segment GCAATCGCGGGGGCACCAAACAACTCGGACACCCATGTCTGCAGCTGCATCTTTCGGCAATCCCGATTGCCAGCTCAATTATTGTCGGCCACACCTCAAGCGCCTTTTCTGCCACACCGATGCCGCCCGGCACGGTCTCGTAGAGGTACACCGCTGGCGGATGCCTAACAGTCGTCAGTGTGGCAAGGTCATGCCTGTCGCACGGGACGACGAAGGGCGCTCCAATGCGGAGCAGCTGCTCCACTCCGAATAGGTCGCGCACGTTCGTACTGCTGACAAGCATTGAGGTGTCTGTCAGCTCTAGCCAGAACCCTCTGACGTTCGACGAACGCGCGAGCTGGCTTCGCTCTTCGTGGAGGACCTCTCCCGAGCGGCTGTCAATCAACTTAAACCCCCCGAAGTTTTCGAAGACGGTGAGCCTGCCGTAGCAGGCAGCCAGATTCTCCGCGTACCGAAAGCCTGAGGAGATCTCGGCCTCCTGGACGACGGTCCAGAAAATGCCCTCACTGCGAAGGTACGGCTCGGCGTCCTCTAAGTGCACTTCGCCCGCCGCGTGCGCCGTCACCCGATACGGCTTCCCGAAGTGGTTGTAGATCGCCCCGACGTAGGCCTCCCGGAACAGATGCACGTCGGAGATCTCCCCGATCTGCTTACCCTTGTACACTAGCTGGTATGTCGTGCCCGAGCCGCCTCGGATACTCAGCCGCTGGTAGTTGGGTCTATGATTCCTGACAGGCCTCCTGTCGCGGATCGCGTTGCGGGCGAAATTGAAGAATGGCGTGCCCAAGTGTTTCCCAAGCTCGGGCGTGAAGTCGGCGCCACACTCGTGAACCAAGTACGGCAGGTGCTTGCCCATTAGTTCCTCGTTGTCGACGCCGATCAAGATCTCGTCGAGCGGCTTGTCGAGGAACGCGTCGATGTTGTTCGCGAAGAACCGGTCGAACGGGTTATTGAACGCGTAAAAGAGGACGTAGGCCTTCTTGTCCCACCCGCGGCCGACGCGCCCGATCCGTTGCCAAGCCGACAGCACGCTGTCGGGAAACCCCGCTAGGATGCACACGTCAAGTCGCCCGATGTCCACCCCGATCTCCAAGGCGTTGGTGCTGAAGACGGCCTTGAAACGGCCAGCACGGAGTCCGTCCTCGATCTCTCGGCGGAGCTCGGCCTCGTACCCGCTGCGGTAGGGCGCGATCGTCTCGGGTTCGATCCCGTAGTCCGCCGCATCGCGCTTGGCTCGGATGGCAGCCTCCTCGGCGAATCTACGGGACGGACAGAAAATCAGGGTGCTGAGGCCCTCCGCCACGCAGGCGAGCGCGGCTCGCGCGATCCGGAGCTTGTAGATCTCATGGAACTGGAAGTCGGGAATCCCCGGATTAATGAACGTGAAGTGACGCTCGGAACGCATGGCTGTGGTTGCGCGTACCAGCACGCACTTCCTACCTGTAAGCCGGGAAGCGTGTTCCTCGGCGTTTCCGCAGGTCGCAGTTGCGAGGACGACCTGTGGACGTACGCCGAGCTGTCCCAGCTTCGCGAAGAATCGCCGCAGGAGTAGAGCGACGTTTGTGCCGAAGTACCCGCGATACTCATGGATCTCGTCGAGGATAACGAGCCTAAGCCTGGTCAGAAAGTTGAACCACTGC from the Burkholderiales bacterium genome contains:
- a CDS encoding DEAD/DEAH box helicase; this translates as MTMDDLLASLRKFDALRDVAADGRADTVITRVLPSCPPELAPDAYLDRFPPAVRRALASHGIKALYAHQAEAIDRIRAGDDVVLEAPTASGKTLCFNIPLTLALLDDPQAHALMVHPMKALSNDQRRQFEEIAGSLEGVARRRLESWIYDGDLEPEHRRLLRAHPPAVLFTNPEMLHQSFLGWQEQWFNFLTRLRLVILDEIHEYRGYFGTNVALLLRRFFAKLGQLGVRPQVVLATATCGNAEEHASRLTGRKCVLVRATTAMRSERHFTFINPGIPDFQFHEIYKLRIARAALACVAEGLSTLIFCPSRRFAEEAAIRAKRDAADYGIEPETIAPYRSGYEAELRREIEDGLRAGRFKAVFSTNALEIGVDIGRLDVCILAGFPDSVLSAWQRIGRVGRGWDKKAYVLFYAFNNPFDRFFANNIDAFLDKPLDEILIGVDNEELMGKHLPYLVHECGADFTPELGKHLGTPFFNFARNAIRDRRPVRNHRPNYQRLSIRGGSGTTYQLVYKGKQIGEISDVHLFREAYVGAIYNHFGKPYRVTAHAAGEVHLEDAEPYLRSEGIFWTVVQEAEISSGFRYAENLAACYGRLTVFENFGGFKLIDSRSGEVLHEERSQLARSSNVRGFWLELTDTSMLVSSTNVRDLFGVEQLLRIGAPFVVPCDRHDLATLTTVRHPPAVYLYETVPGGIGVAEKALEVWPTIIELAIGIAERCSCRHGCPSCLVPPRLPLNFEEPKKDSAITVARRFLEIANTPRPEKFDPVTHTWIPM